From the genome of Leptotrichia sp. oral taxon 847:
GTATTTTGGACTTATATTCAGGACGATGAGAATAACTCGGGTCATTCACGATGAATTTGGGAAATTGATTCTCTATGGAATTTCAGGAGTATTTTTTATGCACGTAATTGTAAATGTCGGAATGACAATAGGACTTGTGCCAGTTACAGGAAAACCGTTGCTTTTTATGAGTTATGGAGGAAGTTCGTTTCTTGCAGCTTTTGTAATGATAGGATTAGTTGAAAGTGTAAAAATTCATGCAGATTAGGAGAAAAATTTGGAAGAAAAAAAAGTGGTTGTAAATTCTGAAATGGAAAATATGCGGCTTGATAGATACTTGCGTAAACAGTTTAAAAATGAATCTCTTAGTAAAATTTTTGCAGCTATTAGAAATGGAGATGTGAAAGTTAATGCCAAAAAATCTAAAGAAAATTATAGACTTTCTTTGGGCGATGTTCTGACAATAAAAATATTAAAAACTTCTGAAAACAATGAAAATAATTTTGAAAAAATTAAAATAAAAAAAGAAGACATGGAAAAATATAAAAAAATGATAATTTATGAAAATGAAGATTTTTTTATTGTAAATAAGAAGGAAAAAATAGCGATGCATAAAGGAACAGGACACAAGTACGGTCTTTCTGAAGTTTTTAAAAAAATTTATGAAAATGAAAATATAAATTTTTCTAATCGCTTGGATTATGATACATCTGGACTCATAATTGGCTGCAAAAATTTGAAATTCTTACGATATATTTCAGAAAAAATTAGAAATAATGAAGTTAAGAAAAAATATTTTGCGATTGTTCAAAATAATAATAGAAATGTTGAAAATCTAAAAAAGGAAAATAAATTAAATTTTAAAATCGAAAATTATTTAACAACGACAAAAAACGGAGTAGTTGTAAGTAGTAGTCCAATTTCAAAGGATTCCAAAAAGAGCATCACATATTTTAAAGAAAAAGAGCTTGCACATTTAAAAAATTCTGAGCTATTAAAAAATAAAAAAATATAGTTTTGGATATTGATTTGGTAACTGGAAGAAAGCATCAGATAAGAGCACAGCTTGCAAGTGTAAGTATGCCAATAATTGGGGATTCTAAGTACGGTAAAAAAGGAGATAGATTTTATTTGTGCTGTTATTTTGTTTCTTTCGACAACTACAAATTTTCAATAGAAAATGAAATTTTTAATGGGATCTAGAAAGAAATTTTCTATTTTCACAAATTAAGAAAGTTTATATAATATGATTTAATAATATTAAAAAAAGTTTTTTCTAATTAAAATAAGGTATCATTTTTATTGTAACGTATGTTATATGTTGTAATTTCAAATAAAATCAATAAAAAATCAATATGTGAGAGGTAAAAAAATGGGATTATTTTCGAGTAGAAAATCAAAAAAAAGTATGTGACACTTACATCCAAATCAAAATTAACACTTGACATCGTCGATAACAACAAATGGCAAAAATGCAAATGTTGTAATGAAATTATTTACAATGAAGATTTAAAAAACAATTTAAATATTTGTCCAAAATGTGGAAATTATTTTAGGCTTACGGCATTTGAGCGAATCGAACTTTTAATTGACCACAATACATTTTTTGAAGAAGATATGACAGTTCATTCAAAAAATATTTTAGATTTTTCAGGGTACGAAGAAAAGTTGGAAGTGGCAAGAGAGAAAAGTAGAATGCTTGACGGAGTAATTAGTGGAATTGGTAAAATAAATGGGATAGAAGTCAGCATCGCAGCAATGGAATTTAATTTTATGGGTGGTAGTATGGGTTCTGTCGTCGGAGAAAAAATAACTCGTGCGTTGGAACGTGGACTTGAGGAAAAAATACCAGTTGTAATTGTCTCAAGCTCTGGTGGTGCTAGAATGCAGGAAGGAATTATTTCACTTATGCAAATGGCAAAAACTTCTGGTGCGGTAAAAAGGTTAAATGAAGCGGGAATTCCTTTTATTTCAGTTCCAGTTGATCCAACTACAGGTGGAGTTACAGCGTCATTTGCAATGCTTGGAGATGTGATTGTAACCGAGCCAAATGCATTAATCGCATTTGCGGGACCTAGGGTAATTGAACAGACGGTCAATCAAAAATTACCAAAAGGATTTCAAAGAGCAGAGTTTTTATTAGAACACGGAATGGTGGATGTTATTTCTGAAAGAAAAGATCTGAAAGAAACAATCTATAGAATAATTGAAAAATTAATATAATTTAATAAGTTTTATTAAGATTAGAGAGGAAAAAATATGAGTAGTTTAAAAGATGAAATAAAAGAATTAGAAAATAACATAGCAGAATTAAAAGATTTTTCCAAAGAAAAAAACATTGACTTTTCGTCTCAAATTTCTGAATTGGAAAAGCAGTTGGAAGAAAAATATAAAAATTTTGAGGAAAATGATATGGATGCGTGGGCTAGAATTCAAATTTCAAGAAATCCGCAAAGACCATATACGCTTGATTACATAAATGAATTGTCACAGGATTTTGTTGAACTTCACGGGGATAGATTATCCAAAGATGATCATGCAATTGTTGGAGGACTATCTACTACAGTGGATGGTCACAAGATTATGATAATTGGACATCAAAAAGGTAGAGACATAGATTCAAATATTTATAGAAATTTTGGAATGGCAAGTCCAGAAGGATATAGAAAGGCGCTAAGACTAATGAGAATGGCCGAAAGATTTAAACTTCCAATTTTGACACTGATAGATACAGCTGGAGCCTATCCGGGAATTGAAGCCGAAGAAAAAGGTCAGGGAGAGGCAATCGCTAAAAATTTGGCTGAAATGTTTGGATTAAAAGTACCTATTGTATCTGTTGTCATTGGAGAAGGAGGAAGCGGGGGTGCACTTGGAATAGGAGTTGCAGATTCTGTACTTATGCTTGAAAATAGTGTATATTCCGTTATTTCGCCGGAAGGATGTGCTTCAATACTTTTCAATGATGCTTCAAAAGCTCCAGAAGCTGCCAAAAATTTAAAAATGGATGCGATAAGTCTAAAAAATTTAGGAATTATTGATGGGATAATTAAGGAGCCACTAGGTGGTGCTCACAGAGATTTTGAAAAAACAGTAGAAAATTTAAGAATGGCTGTTTCGGAAGAATTTAAAAAAATAGATAAATTTTCTATCGAGGAATTACTTGAAAGAAGATATGAAAAATTTAGAAAAATGGGAGAGTTTTTTGAGTAACTGGATTAAAAAATCTATAATTTAAAAAATAAAAATAATTTTAAATTTTAAAATACGTTATTTCAAGAATTACACGATACTACAAACAAAAGTTTTTGTAAAATTTAGTAACAATTTTGACATATCTATGTAGTGATTTACTTTTTTCTATATTTTACAAAAATGAATAATAAAAAATGGGAGAAATAATGAAAGCAGAAATTATTTGCGTTGGGACAGAATTACTTGTCGGAGATATTGTTAATACAAATTCACAATATATATCTAAAAAATTTACAGATACAGGAATAGACTTATATTATCAAACAACAGTTGGAGATAATTATGAAAGATTAAAAGAATGTCTTGATATAGCGTTTAACAGAGTGGATTTAGTCATTACAACAGGTGGACTTGGACCTACAATTGACGATATTACGAAGGAAGTGGTCGCCGATTATTTTGGCGTTGAATTGGAGATGATAGAAAGATACTATGATCTGATTGTGAAAAGATATAGTGAACGAGGATTTTTTGAAGTTGCAAGTGGCGGAGAAAAAGAAGCTTCAATTTTAAAAGGCTCAGTACTTTTGGAAAACGAAGTTGGACTTGCACCAGGATGCTTTTTTGAAAAAAATGGTAAAAAAATAATAATTTTACCTGGACCTCCAAAAGAAATGACTCCGATGTTTGACAATTATGTATTGCCACTTTTAAAACAATATTCAAGTTCAGTTTTACTTATGAAAACTTTGGAAATAAAAGGTGTACCGGAAGGAAAAATTGATGATAGACTAAAAGATTATTTTCAGATGGTTAATCCGTCAGTTGCGCCATACGCCAAAGAAAAATGTGTTCACGTGAGAATTGCTGTAAAAGGAAAAAGAGAAAAAGAAGAGGTCTTATGGGAAAAAGTGGACAAAATAGTAGATGAAATAAAGGATATTTATCCACAGG
Proteins encoded in this window:
- a CDS encoding pseudouridine synthase is translated as MEEKKVVVNSEMENMRLDRYLRKQFKNESLSKIFAAIRNGDVKVNAKKSKENYRLSLGDVLTIKILKTSENNENNFEKIKIKKEDMEKYKKMIIYENEDFFIVNKKEKIAMHKGTGHKYGLSEVFKKIYENENINFSNRLDYDTSGLIIGCKNLKFLRYISEKIRNNEVKKKYFAIVQNNNRNVENLKKENKLNFKIENYLTTTKNGVVVSSSPISKDSKKSITYFKEKELAHLKNSELLKNKKI
- the accD gene encoding acetyl-CoA carboxylase, carboxyltransferase subunit beta, which codes for MTLTSKSKLTLDIVDNNKWQKCKCCNEIIYNEDLKNNLNICPKCGNYFRLTAFERIELLIDHNTFFEEDMTVHSKNILDFSGYEEKLEVAREKSRMLDGVISGIGKINGIEVSIAAMEFNFMGGSMGSVVGEKITRALERGLEEKIPVVIVSSSGGARMQEGIISLMQMAKTSGAVKRLNEAGIPFISVPVDPTTGGVTASFAMLGDVIVTEPNALIAFAGPRVIEQTVNQKLPKGFQRAEFLLEHGMVDVISERKDLKETIYRIIEKLI
- a CDS encoding acetyl-CoA carboxylase carboxyltransferase subunit alpha: MSSLKDEIKELENNIAELKDFSKEKNIDFSSQISELEKQLEEKYKNFEENDMDAWARIQISRNPQRPYTLDYINELSQDFVELHGDRLSKDDHAIVGGLSTTVDGHKIMIIGHQKGRDIDSNIYRNFGMASPEGYRKALRLMRMAERFKLPILTLIDTAGAYPGIEAEEKGQGEAIAKNLAEMFGLKVPIVSVVIGEGGSGGALGIGVADSVLMLENSVYSVISPEGCASILFNDASKAPEAAKNLKMDAISLKNLGIIDGIIKEPLGGAHRDFEKTVENLRMAVSEEFKKIDKFSIEELLERRYEKFRKMGEFFE
- a CDS encoding molybdopterin-binding protein, producing the protein MKAEIICVGTELLVGDIVNTNSQYISKKFTDTGIDLYYQTTVGDNYERLKECLDIAFNRVDLVITTGGLGPTIDDITKEVVADYFGVELEMIERYYDLIVKRYSERGFFEVASGGEKEASILKGSVLLENEVGLAPGCFFEKNGKKIIILPGPPKEMTPMFDNYVLPLLKQYSSSVLLMKTLEIKGVPEGKIDDRLKDYFQMVNPSVAPYAKEKCVHVRIAVKGKREKEEVLWEKVDKIVDEIKDIYPQATEIK